A genomic window from Punica granatum isolate Tunisia-2019 chromosome 2, ASM765513v2, whole genome shotgun sequence includes:
- the LOC116195535 gene encoding uncharacterized protein LOC116195535, translating to MHTLKGGWVGQTFALAKCNESSSDSGGKKSRIRRSKEERKAMVQSFINKYQNKNNGNFPSLNLTHKEVGGSFYTVREIVREIIQENRVLGPAKFSPQQKTSDDQFSQEYPLGSIAAELQVPLSMIPNEAQPDLVSFLNDGDSDEWVGLSDEKFSADKELQITNGSLVDSENDKPVVTAEAGVLVDESVISNSKVIDLTNVEVETFPSKSITEGANITRETTGKITANSRETLDERQDIDLHSRSASDSSRLCGVSSPEKSVLEDDKVDLNHARSLVAVESNKNEDSKVVGKLAGPSVESSDSSSITQEGITHDAENGKSLIDKESPCDASTPKGSKDIKEDAAEQSINQPNGVPVKSLNGAIQKKEAVNPSQETEIKTKPDASSNGSLPREKSPTPTLDRINLESWEVSSRSTSRKETNPLLAIFKAFVASFVKFWSE from the exons ATGCACACCCTTAAGGGTGGTTGGGTCGGGCAGACATTTGCTCTGGCCAAGTGCAATGAGTCGTCATCGGACTCCGGCGGCAAGAAGTCTCGCATCCGACGGTCCAAGGAAGAGCGGAAAGCCATGGTTCAGTCCTTCATCAATAA GTATCAGAATAAAAACAATGGGAATTTCCCGTCGCTGAACCTCACACACAAGGAAGTTGGTGGGTCGTTCTATACTGTAAGAGAAATCGTCCGCGAGATTATTCAAGAGAATAGAGTGCTCGGACCCGCCAAATTTTCTCCTCAACAGAAGACGTCAGATGATCAATTCTCACAAGAGTACCCTTTGGGCTCGATAGCCGCTGAACTTCAAGTTCCTCTTTCCATGATTCCGAATGAAGCTCAGCCTGATCTTGTTTCTTTTCTCAATGATGGTGATAGTGACGAGTGGGTTGGATTATCTGATGAGAAATTTAGCGCTGACAAAGAACTGCAGATCACCAATGGGAGTCTAGTAGACTCGGAGAACGATAAACCTGTAGTAACAGCTGAAGCTGGGGTCCTCGTGGATGAGTCGGTAATATCTAACTCTAAAGTGATTGATTTGACAAATGTGGAAGTGGAGACTTTTCCATCGAAGTCGATCACCGAGGGTGCAAATATCACAAGGGAAACTACCGGTAAAATTACAGCCAACTCTCGTGAAACTTTGGATGAGAGACAAGACATAGACTTACACTCAAGATCAGCCAGTGACAGTTCTCGGCTTTGTGGAGTAAGTTCTCCAGAAAAGTCTGTGCTTGAGGATGATAAAGTGGATTTGAATCACGCGAGGTCATTGGTAGCTGTAGAGAGCAACAAAAATGAGGACTCAAAAGTAGTAGGAAAACTTGCAGGCCCTTCGGTGGAAAGTTCAGATAGCAGCTCTATAACACAAGAAGGGATTACACATGATGCCGAAAACGGTAAAAGTTTGATCGACAAAGAATCACCTTGTGATGCTTCAACTCCCAAGGGATCCAAAGACATCAAGGAAGATGCTGCAGAGCAG TCTATAAATCAACCAAATGGTGTACCTGTTAAGAGTTTGAATGGCGCTATTCAGAAAAAAGAGGCCGTGAATCCATCCCAAGAGACAGAAATCAAAACCAAACCTGACGCCTCATCTAATGGGAGCTTGCCCAGAGAGAAGAGTCCTACTCCTACTTTAGATAGAATTAACCT CGAGTCCTGGGAAGTTTCGTCGAGGAGTACATCGAGAAAGGAAACCAATCCGCTCTTGGCAATTTTCAAGGCTTTCGTCGCATCCTTTGTGAAATTTTGGTCGGAATGA
- the LOC116195534 gene encoding uncharacterized protein LOC116195534 isoform X2 yields the protein MDAQSLMLFTVVKNLQKLGYMFKIYAVEDGETRTVWETVGSQISILGPEQSGHIDWSIYEGIMVNSVEAKEAISSLMQEPFCSLPFIWIVQEDILAKRLPFYEEMGWNHLISLWKGAFSRADIVLFSDFTMPMLYSMLDTGNFFVIPGSPVDVWSAEKYLETHVKYQLREQYGLHEDDLVVLVIGSSFFYNELTWDYAVAMHTIGPLLVKHARRNDAGRSFKFVFLCGNSTDGRDEALQEVASRLGLLPGSVRHFGMNADVNGALFMADIVLYGSSQDEQGFPPLLIRAMTFGIPLVVPDIPIITKYVIDGVHGIIFPKLNPDALMKAFSLLISDGRLSELSLAVASSGKLLAKDMWASECVTTYAKLLENILHFPSDVVLPGTVSQLQQLTWEWNFIANQETSDMPKLDHEDIRLPKFSVVYDLEEELGEHPRVAFENDTGILLQDFPSEDDWEVLQGIEQFEESEKVEMEELEERMEKDPGEWNDIYRNARKSEKLNFESNERDEGELERTGQPVCIYEIYGGSGAWPFLHHGSLYRGLSLSKRARRLRSDDVDAVGRLSLLNDTYFRDLLCEMGGMFAIANKVDNIHKRPWIGFQSWRASGRKVSLSTAAEKVLEEMIQGKPKGDVIYFWARLDMDGGVAGMEDVLTFWSMCDMLNGGGCRNAFEHAFQKMYSLPPQMEALPPMPEDGGYWSTLHSWVMPTPSFLEFMMFTRMFADSLASLHVNSSSSNFCLMGSTELEKRHCYCRVLELLINVWAYHSARKMVYMDPHTGLLLEQHPIELRRGFMWSKYFNFTLLKSMDEDLAEAADDGDYPSEQWLWPLTGEIHWQGVYDREREERYRLKMDKKRKTREKLYERMKFGYKQKSLGR from the exons CCTTATGCAGGAGCCTTTTTGTTCACTGCCCTTTATATGGATAGTACAAGAGGACATTCTTGCAAAGCGGCTCCCATTTTATGAGGAAATGGGTTGGAATCATCTTATTTCCTTATGGAAGGGTGCATTTAGTAGGGCAGACATCGTCCTGTTTTCTGACTTCACTATGCCG ATGTTATATAGTATGCTTGACACTGGAAACTTCTTTGTGATTCCTGGATCACCAGTAGATGTGTGGTCTGCAGAGAAGTACCTCGAGACCCACGTTAAGTATCAGTTGAGGGAGCAGTATGGACTCCATGAAGATGATTTGGTGGTTTTAGTTATTGGGAGTTCTTTCTTCTACAATGAGCTGACATGGGATTATGCAGTCGCAATGCATACCATCGGACCTCTACTTGTCAAGCATGCTAGGAGAAATGATGCAGGAAGGTCTTTCAAATTTGTCTTCTTGTGTGGTAACTCCACAGATGGACGTGATGAGGCTTTGCAG GAGGTTGCGTCACGTCTAGGACTTCTCCCTGGTTCAGTTCGGCATTTTGGCATGAATGCTGATGTAAATGGTGCCTTGTTTATGGCAGACATTGTTCTTTATGGTTCTTCCCAGGATGAACAGGGTTTTCCACCATTACTTATACGAGCTATGACATTTGGGATTCCTCTTGTTGTACCGGATATTCCTATCATAACAAAATAT GTTATTGATGGTGTGCATGGAATCATTTTTCCAAAGCTTAATCCTGATGCTTTGATGAAGGCATTTTCCCTTTTGATATCAGATGGTAGACTCTCTGAGCTGTCTCTTGCTGTTGCTTCATCTGGAAAACTGCTTGCAAAAGACATGTGGGCATCAGAATGTGTAACTACATATGCAAAGCTTCTTGAGAACATTCTTCATTTTCCATCAGATGTTGTTTTGCCTGGTACTGTTTCTCAGCTTCAGCAGTTGACATGGGAGTGGAATTTTATTGCAAATCAAGAAACGAGTGACATGCCTAAACTAGATCATGAGGATATTCGCTTACCAAAATTTAGTGTTGTTTATGATCTGGAGGAAGAGTTGGGCGAACATCCTAGAGTCGCCTTTGAAAATGACACTGGTATTCTTCTGCAAGATTTCCCCAGTGAAGATGATTGGGAAGTTTTGCAGGGGATAGAACAGTTTGAAGAGTCTGAGAAGGTAGAAATGGAAGAG CTTGAAGAAAGAATGGAGAAAGATCCTGGTGAATGGAATGATATATATCGCAACGCGCGCAAGTCGGAGAAGCTTAACTTCGAATCAAATGAAAGGGATGAAGGAGAATTAGAAAGAACAGGACAGCCAGTGTGTATATACGAGATATATGGAGGATCTGGAGCTTGGCCATTTTTGCATCATGGTTCTTTATACCGGGGCTTAAGTCTT TCAAAGAGAGCAAGAAGGTTGAGATCGGATGATGTGGATGCAGTTGGTCGGCTCTCTCTCCTTAATGATACTTATTTCCGGGATCTTCTCTGTGAGATGGGAGGAATGTTTGCAATTGCAAACAAGGTTGATAACATTCATAAGAGGCCTTGGATTGGATTTCAATCCTGGCGTGCTTCTGGTAGAAAg GTTTCTTTGTCTACAGCAGCAGAGAAAGTTTTGGAAGAGATGATACAAGGGAAACCTAAAGGTGATGTCATATACTTTTGGGCACGGTTGGACATGGATGGTGGAGTTGCAGGAATGGAAGATGTCCTTACATTTTGGTCGATGTGTGATATGTTGAATGGTGGAGGCTGCAG AAATGCTTTTGAGCATGCGTTCCAAAAGATGTACTCATTACCACCTCAAATGGAAGCTCTGCCTCCAATGCCTGAAGATGGTGGTTACTGGTCCACTCTTCATAGCTGGGTCATGCCGACCCCTTCATTTCTTGAGTTTATGATGTTCACTCG GATGTTTGCTGACTCTCTGGCCTCCTTGCATGTAAATTCTAGCTCAAGCAACTTCTGTTTGATGGGTTCCACGGAACTTGAG AAAAGGCACTGTTACTGTCGTGTTCTGGAGCTTCTGATCAATGTGTGGGCCTATCATAGTGCAAGGAAGATGGTCTACATGGACCCGCACACGGGTTTGCTGTTGGAGCAGCATCCGATTGAGCTAAGGAGAGGGTTCATGTGGTCAAAGTACTTCAACTTCACGCTTCTCAAGAGCATGGACGAAGACCTAGCAGAAGCTGCCGATGATGGTGATTACCCTTCGGAGCAATGGCTATGGCCGTTAACAGGTGAAATCCACTGGCAAGGGGTCTATGACAGGGAGAGGGAGGAGAGGTACAGGCTGAAGATGGACAAGAAGAGGAAAACCCGAGAGAAACTGTACGAGAGGATGAAATTCGGGTATAAGCAGAAATCACTCGGGAGATGA
- the LOC116194141 gene encoding uncharacterized protein LOC116194141 produces MSTNTDLDQDRDDSSLPSLPRIRAPPPSSSSSSAAAVNSSSCSSADRAPPDGDEGCRTPTSSEHRIAPALTCPPAPRKPRRTATRKRARPSEAEELLRKVSQEEIEAFFLSCEPKTAGAGVFRVAAKRTCSCK; encoded by the coding sequence ATGTCCACCAACACGGATCTCGATCAGGACCGTGACGACTCGTCCCTCCCCAGCCTACCGAGGATCAGAGCTCCTCCGccgtcctcctcctcctcctccgccgccgCGGTCAATTCAAGCAGCTGCAGCTCCGCTGATCGAGCACCGCCTGACGGAGACGAAGGATGCCGTACGCCGACCTCGTCCGAGCACAGGATCGCCCCCGCGCTGACCTGCCCGCCGGCTCCACGGAAGCCGCGGCGCACGGCCACGCGGAAGAGAGCGCGGCCATCGGAGGCGGAAGAGCTGCTCCGGAAGGTCAGCCAGGAGGAGATCGAGGCGTTCTTCCTCAGCTGCGAGCCGAAGACGGCCGGGGCCGGCGTGTTTCGCGTGGCCGCGAAGAGGACGTGTTCCTGTAAAtga